A window of Opitutus sp. ER46 contains these coding sequences:
- a CDS encoding glycosyltransferase yields the protein MPAGSSLKLTVAIPTYNRADFLRQTLAGIAAQQFPRDHFEVLVIDNNSTDHTRAVVAEFAGAQPAPRYIQETRQGLDYARNRAISEARGEIIVFGDDDILVRPDWLAQMAAPLLADGPLRRIGAVGGEVIPVFPHGLPDWVKEWHAPLGFRSDAGPLPPRHCPMGANLAFPAWVFAELGPFHTALDRAAGNYFSGGDSEMVRRVRAAGYEVWFTPAAAVQHQMPASRTTFRYASRHAFDSARSRVIDRAGQPGAGTYLAGRLIANLAKAGAFALLALFNAIVLRRGAAKQALVRAWRSCGYVYQIPRSLCGRI from the coding sequence ATGCCAGCCGGCTCCTCCCTCAAGCTCACCGTCGCCATCCCGACGTACAACCGGGCCGACTTCCTGCGCCAAACGCTCGCCGGCATCGCCGCGCAGCAATTCCCCCGCGACCACTTCGAGGTGCTCGTGATCGACAACAACTCGACCGACCACACGCGCGCCGTAGTGGCCGAGTTCGCCGGCGCCCAGCCCGCGCCGCGCTACATCCAGGAAACGCGCCAGGGCCTCGATTACGCCCGCAACCGCGCGATCTCCGAGGCACGCGGCGAGATCATCGTGTTCGGCGACGACGACATCCTCGTGCGCCCCGACTGGCTCGCCCAGATGGCCGCGCCGCTCCTGGCCGACGGCCCGCTCCGGCGCATCGGCGCGGTCGGCGGTGAGGTGATTCCCGTCTTCCCGCATGGGTTACCCGACTGGGTGAAGGAGTGGCACGCGCCGCTCGGTTTCCGCTCCGACGCCGGTCCGCTGCCGCCGCGACACTGCCCGATGGGCGCTAACCTCGCGTTCCCGGCCTGGGTCTTTGCGGAACTGGGGCCGTTTCACACCGCGCTCGATCGCGCCGCGGGCAACTACTTCTCCGGCGGGGACAGCGAAATGGTCCGGCGCGTGCGCGCCGCCGGCTACGAGGTGTGGTTCACCCCCGCCGCCGCCGTGCAGCACCAGATGCCCGCCAGCCGCACCACCTTCCGCTACGCCTCACGCCACGCGTTCGACTCCGCCCGCTCCCGCGTGATCGATCGCGCCGGCCAGCCCGGCGCCGGGACCTACCTCGCGGGCCGCCTCATCGCCAATCTCGCCAAGGCCGGCGCGTTCGCCCTGCTCGCGCTCTTCAATGCCATCGTGCTCCGGCGCGGCGCCGCCAAGCAGGCCCTCGTCCGCGCCTGGCGCTCCTGCGGCTACGTCTACCAGATCCCGCGCAGCCTCTGCGGCCGCATCTAG
- a CDS encoding glycosyltransferase family 2 protein encodes MNLPAPLAPATTPPVFARGSAASAVITVGIPAFNRPQFLAEALASLTAAQAEFPWFEVVVSDDGATSDLRQVVEASGVRNLRYYANRRAFGAVDNWNRGLALATTPWVTVLHEDDLIYPWFFATIAPRLQPGVAAVCTRCVQGTTPPTLTAPENLRPPYRYAPLWFLKSSMTPFPGVAVNRLRALELGGFNPRMAGLADYDFWYRLACSGRVEVCPEVAAFYRVNEGQWTDRAWPQMLRASLVLRRRIAREQLPNAPILGRWIARFYTARMARAYARRFKDQPLTLALTRARRLERIAFSRVPSGWVWALLRLLAKRGNEGVKE; translated from the coding sequence ATGAATCTCCCCGCGCCTCTTGCCCCCGCGACGACTCCGCCGGTGTTCGCGCGCGGCTCCGCCGCGAGCGCCGTGATCACGGTCGGCATCCCCGCGTTCAACCGACCGCAGTTCCTCGCCGAGGCGCTGGCCTCTCTCACCGCCGCGCAAGCGGAGTTTCCGTGGTTCGAGGTCGTGGTCAGCGACGACGGCGCGACCTCGGACCTGCGCCAGGTGGTCGAGGCGAGCGGGGTGCGCAACCTGCGCTACTACGCCAACCGCCGCGCGTTCGGCGCCGTTGACAACTGGAACCGCGGCCTCGCGCTCGCCACCACGCCTTGGGTCACCGTCCTGCACGAGGACGACCTGATCTACCCATGGTTCTTCGCCACCATCGCCCCGCGGCTCCAGCCCGGCGTGGCGGCAGTCTGCACGCGCTGCGTCCAGGGCACGACCCCGCCCACGCTCACCGCGCCGGAAAACCTGCGCCCACCTTATCGCTACGCCCCGCTCTGGTTCCTGAAGAGCAGCATGACGCCGTTCCCGGGCGTCGCCGTGAACCGCCTCCGCGCTCTGGAACTCGGCGGGTTCAACCCGCGCATGGCCGGGCTGGCCGACTACGATTTCTGGTACCGGCTCGCGTGCAGCGGCCGCGTCGAGGTCTGCCCCGAGGTTGCCGCGTTCTACCGGGTCAACGAAGGTCAGTGGACCGATCGCGCGTGGCCGCAGATGCTGCGCGCTTCACTCGTGCTGCGGCGCCGGATCGCCCGCGAACAACTGCCGAACGCGCCTATTCTCGGGCGCTGGATCGCGCGCTTCTACACGGCGCGGATGGCCCGAGCGTACGCCCGCCGGTTCAAGGACCAGCCGCTCACGCTCGCCCTCACGCGCGCCCGCCGGCTGGAGCGGATCGCCTTCAGCCGCGTCCCCAGCGGCTGGGTCTGGGCGTTGCTTCGCCTGCTGGCGAAGCGAGGGAATGAGGGAGTGAAGGAGTGA